The Canis lupus baileyi chromosome 11, mCanLup2.hap1, whole genome shotgun sequence genome includes a window with the following:
- the ECRG4 gene encoding augurin, with the protein MAASSARPAVLALTALALLLLLCLGPGGISGNKLKLLLQKREAPAPAKTNVAVGESKAKEFLSGLKRQKRQLWDRTRPEVQQWYQQFLYMGFDEAKFEDDITYWLNRDRNGHDYDYYQRHYDEDAAIGPQSPYSFRHGASVNYDDY; encoded by the exons ATGGCCGCCTCCTCCGCGCGGCCCGCCGTCCTGGCCCTGACCGCGCTGGCGCTGCTCCTGCTGCTGTGCCTGGGCCCGG GTGGCATAAGTGGGAATAAACTCAAGCTGCTGCTTCAGAAGCGGGAAG CACCTGCTCCAGCTAAGACTAATGTGGCAGTGGGCGAGAGCAAGGCCAAAGAATTCTTGAGCGGCCTGAAGCGCCAGAAGCGACAGCTGTGGGACCGGACTCGGCCAGAGGTCCAGCAGTGGTATCAGCAGTTCCTCTATATGGGTTTCGACGAAGCG aaATTTGAAGATGACATCACTTACTGGCTGAACAGAGATCGAAATGGGCACGACTATGATTACTACCAGCGTCACTATGACGAGGACGCCGCCATCGGTCCCCAGAGCCCCTACAGCTTCAGGCACGGAGCCAGCGTCAACTACGATGACTACTGA